A window from Plodia interpunctella isolate USDA-ARS_2022_Savannah chromosome 2, ilPloInte3.2, whole genome shotgun sequence encodes these proteins:
- the Sema1b gene encoding semaphorin-1A — translation MGLAQALLVLLVSAAHAWMPDASARIELKYGDDASEQFVGNTTAPDHFRILDKDDFSIIVGGRNTVYNLSLYDLSENMEQRLEWQSTDAHRELCQLKGKSADECQNYPRVAARTHERLLVCGTNAFKPLCRWYPRHAQSHHQEEFDGSGRCPYDPQHNSTAIFADGKLYTATAADFSGTDPLIYREPVRTERSDLRLLNDPSFVGAISSTSHVYFFYRETAVEYMNCGKAVYSRVARVCLNDIGGPHTFSDRWTSFLKTRLNCSMPGDYPFYFDEIQATTELINGIYGNGGSRNDIVYAVFTTPQNAIGGSAVCAFAMRDILDAFEGPFKGQENMNSNWLPLEKDKVPEPRPGSCEEDSRTLSDSAVNFIKTHSLMDKAVPSFLARPILIRVSLQYRFSAIAVHPQVQAMNGNKYDVMYVGTDDGRVIKAVNVAANEGDFYASADEDSKSPVRTAVISEVQVLPQGVPIKQMHVALTTEKLIVASGDIIRAVTLSYCSNVLSCRECVALQDPHCAWDSKQQQCSWVGNRQFPNPERFLQNVEYGKTDICNKLPALSTGHSNKNPGTKKPKLSHSDDIQNEILIEVVETNVLSDDKPTNNNKHGTDSLTVEAADGNIYTSQALLTAVVASCLVTLMVGFVIGYLFSRRFRHPFFADTSPFNEQHNHLNRLSPLETPLNANSGYMPPRSKNVNMVANVCPLAKQDNLHLDLGKDRPLDLRNSTESLDKDLKCGTLQKVKKTYI, via the exons ATGGGCCTCGCGCAGGCTTTGCTGGTGCTGTTAGTGTCCGCGGCTCATGCCTGGATGCCGGATGCCAGCGCCCGCATCGAACTCAAATATG GCGATGACGCTTCAGAACAGTTCGTGGGCAACACGACGGCACCGGATCACTTCCGTATCTTGGACAAAGATGATTTCTCAATAATTGTGGGTGGAAG gaACACTGTCTACAACCTAAGTCTGTACGACCTGTCAGAGAATATGGAGCAG CGTTTGGAATGGCAATCAACTGATGCTCATAGAGAATTATGTCAGTTAAAAGGAAAATCAGCAGACGAGTGTCAGAATTATCCCCGTGTAGCTGCGCGAACCCATGAACGCCTTTTGGTGTGCGGCACAAATGCTTTCAAGCCACTATGCCGTTGGTACCCTCGGCATGCACAGAGCCACCACCAAGAAGAATTCGACGGCTCTGGTCGTTGCCCTTACGATCCTCAACACAATTCTACCGCCATATTTGCtg ATGGTAAATTGTACACAGCAACAGCAGCAGATTTTTCAGGAACTGATCCGTTAATCTACAGAGAACCGGTGCGAACAGAGAGATCAGACCTTCGATTACTTAACGACCCCTCTTTCGTAGGAGCAATTTCCTCAACCAGTCACGTATATTTCTTCTACAGAGAAACTGCGGTTGAATATATGAACTGCGGGAAG GCCGTGTATTCAAGAGTAGCAAGAGTATGTCTCAATGACATTGGAGGTCCTCATACATTCAGCGATCGATGGACTTCATTCTTAAAAACTCGTCTCAACTGCTCTATGCCTGGCGATTATCCATTttactttgatgaaattc aagcAACAACGGAACTCATCAATGGTATATACGGAAATGGTGGCAGTAGAAACGATATAGTATATGCAGTATTTACGACCCCTCAAAATGCAATTGGAGGTTCAGCAGTTTGTGCATTTGCTATGAGAGATATCTTGGATGCGTTCGAGGGACCATTTAAAGGGCAGGAGAATATGAACTCCAACTGGCTGCCTTTAGAAAAAGACAAAGTACCCGAACCAAGACCAGGATCTTGCGAAGAAGACAGTCGGACGCTTTCTGATTCAGCGgtgaatttcataaaaactcaTTCCTTAATGGACAAAGCAGTTCCATCTTTTTTGGCAAGACCAATCCTCATTAGAGTCAGTTTGCAATATAGATTCTCTGCAATTGCGGTTCATCCTCAAGTGCAAGCAATGAACGGAAACAAATACGACGTTATGTACGTCGGTACCGATGACGGTAGAGTCATAAAGGCTGTGAACGTAGCTGCTAATGAAGGAGATTTTTATGCCAGTGCAGATGAAGATAGTAAAAGTCCTGTAAGAACGGCTGTGATATCAGAGGTCCAAGTTCTACCTCAAGGGGTGCCAATTAAACAAATGCATGTGGCGCTAACAACGGAGAAGCTGATTGTAGCGTCTGGCGATATTATAAGAGCAGTGACTTTATCGTACTGCAGCAATGTTCTCTCATGCAG agaATGCGTCGCATTGCAAGATCCTCACTGTGCTTGGGATTCTAAACAACAACAGTGTTCTTGGGTAGGAAACAGGCAATTTCCAAATCCTGAGAGATTTCTACAAAATGTAGAATATGGAAAGACTGATATATGTAATAAGTTGCCAGCCCTTTCGACAGGTCACAGTAATAAAAATCCTGGAACGAAAAAACCGAAACTTTCTCATTCAGACGATATAcagaatgaaatattaatagaagTTGTTGAAACGAATGTTTTATCAGATGATAAACCCaccaataataacaaacatggAACAG aTTCATTAACGGTGGAAGCCGCCGACGGGAACATTTACACTTCGCAAGCATTGCTAACGGCGGTGGTAGCGTCATGCTTGGTCACGCTGATGGTGGGATTCGTCATTGGATATCTGTTCTCTCGCAGATTTCGACATCCTTTTTTTGCCGATACGTCGCCCTTCAATGAACAACATAATCATCTAAATAG gTTAAGTCCCTTGGAAACTCCACTCAATGCTAATTCGGGATACATGCCTCCGCGATCTAAAAACGTGAACATGGTCGCCAACGTTTGTCCACTAGCAAAGCAGGACAATCTCCACCTGGATCTCGGCAAGGACAGGCCGCTAGACTTAAGAAACTCTACGGAGTCACTAGACAAAGATCTAAAGTGCGGCACTCtacaaaaagtgaaaaaaacttatatttga
- the LOC128680741 gene encoding uncharacterized protein LOC128680741: MNTFDVHFITELFLESDSNLTINRLAVTVANVIYENVENMNAFNEVLRKDFNNVLQSVDERRVKSDYNSKCHKYKNTGFYEQTVKTFNEDDYKTHLKLKKSTVEALVTYLHENIKSDNTRASLHKKIHIFLYLLTTDLSFNDVAALFILQRSSVSSIFYEIVAMLSDLKDYFINWPSLDEQHITRLKVNSRFQFPNCVGFIDACRFKVGSRRTKKYLPDTVLLQAVCDESLMFTHIHVGSVGKTKKNKVFKESKLSHELKSSVDFDNHILGDAEYKLKYNLLTPFSTEELLTSEEMKFNEVHWRTRSYIGHAFELLKEKFTKLSHLDFCNPEAVERILNAACVLHNFILLQEGYPEIKKEALGCDDGIHSVTMNIDTNIVKTPDEKRQFICNYINYIIFHNISES, encoded by the exons ATGAATACTTTTGATGTACATTTTATCACAGAACTATTTTTAGAAAGTGATAGCAATTTGACTATAAATAGATTAGCCGTTACAGTGGCtaatgttatttatgaaaatgtcGAAAATATGAATGCATTTAATGAAGTCCTGAGAAaggattttaataatgttctaCAGTCTGTGGATGAGCGTCGTGTAAAATCTGATTACAATTCaaaatgtcataaatataagaatacaGGATTTTATGAACAAACTGTGAAAACTTTTAATGAGGATGATTATAAAACTCACCTTAAATTGAAGAAATCAACAGTtgaa GCATTGGTCACATATTTACACGAGAATATTAAATCAGACAACACTAGGGCGTCACTACATAAGAAaattcacatatttttgtatcttcTAACTACTGACTTATCTTTCAATGATGTGGCGGCATTATTTATTCTACAGAGGTCATCAGTAAGCagcattttttatgaaattgttgCTATGCTTTCAGACCTAAAggactattttataaattggcCATCACTTGATGAACAGCATATTACTAGACTAAAGGTAAATAGTAGATTTCAATTTCCTAATTGTGTAGGTTTCATTGATGCATGTCGTTTTAAAGTGGGTTCTAGGAGAACTAAGAAGTATTTGCCAGATACTGTCTTATTACAAGCTGTGTGTGATGAATCCCTCATGTTCACTCATATACATGTAGGATCTGTTGGgaagacaaagaaaaacaaagtcttcAAAGAAAGCAAACTGTCACATGAACTGAAAAGCTCTGTAGATTTTGATAATCATATTCTTGGCGATGCAGagtataaattgaaatacaatttactgACTCCTTTTTCAACTGAGGAGTTATTAACAAGTgaagaaatgaaatttaatgaaGTCCATTGGAGAACAAGAAGTTATATAGGTCATGCATTTGAGTTGTTGAAAGAGAAATTTACAAAACTGAGTCATTTAGACTTTTGCAACCCTGAGGCAGTAGAAAGAATACTAAATGCAGCATGTGTACTTCATAATTTCATACTGCTTCAAGAAGGATatcctgaaataaaaaaagaagctCTAGGTTGTGATGATGGTATACATAGTGTCACCATGAATATTGATACTAATATTGTCAAAACTCCAGATGAAAAGCGACagtttatatgtaattatattaactaCATAATATTCCACAATATATCAGAGTCTTAG